In Mus musculus strain C57BL/6J chromosome 9, GRCm38.p6 C57BL/6J, one genomic interval encodes:
- the Ltf gene encoding lactotransferrin precursor — MRLLIPSLIFLEALGLCLAKATTVQWCAVSNSEEEKCLRWQNEMRKVGGPPLSCVKKSSTRQCIQAIVTNRADAMTLDGGTMFDAGKPPYKLRPVAAEVYGTKEQPRTHYYAVAVVKNSSNFHLNQLQGLRSCHTGIGRSAGWKIPIGTLRPYLNWNGPPASLEEAVSKFFSKSCVPGAQKDRFPNLCSSCAGTGANKCASSPEEPYSGYAGALRCLRDNAGDVAFTRGSTVFEELPNKAERDQYKLLCPDNTWKPVTEYKECHLAQVPSHAVVSRSTNDKEEAIWELLRQSQEKFGKKQASGFQLFASPSGQKDLLFKESAIGFVRVPQKVDVGLYLTFSYTTSIQNLNKKQQDVIASKARVTWCAVGSEEKRKCDQWNRASRGRVTCISFPTTEDCIVAIMKGDADAMSLDGGYIYTAGKCGLVPVLAENQKSSKSNGLDCVNRPVEGYLAVAAVRREDAGFTWSSLRGKKSCHTAVDRTAGWNIPMGLLANQTRSCKFNEFFSQSCAPGADPKSNLCALCIGDEKGENKCAPNSKERYQGYTGALRCLAEKAGNVAFLKDSTVLQNTDGKNTEEWARNLKLKDFELLCLDDTRKPVTEAKNCHLAIAPNHAVVSRTDKVEVLQQVLLDQQVQFGRNGQRCPGEFCLFQSKTKNLLFNDNTECLAKIPGKTTSEKYLGKEYVIATERLKQCSSSPLLEACAFLTQ; from the exons ATGAGGCTGCTCATCCCTTCCTTGATATTTCTTGAGGCCCTTG GACTCTGTCTAGCTAAGGCAACAACTGTTCAATGGTGTGCTGTGTCAAATTCTgaggaagaaaaatgtttaagGTGGCAGAACGAGATGAGAAAAGTGGGTGGCCCGCCGCTCAGTTGTGTCAAGAAATCCTCCACCCGCCAGTGCATCCAGGCCATTGTG ACAAACAGAGCTGATGCCATGACTCTTGATGGTGGCACTATGTTCGATGCAGGAAAGCCCCCCTACAAACTGCGACCTGTGGCAGCTGAAGTCTACGGGACCAAAGAGC AGCCCCGGACTCACTACTATGCGGTAGCAGTCGTGAAGAACAGCAGTAACTTTCATCTGAACCAACTCCAAGGCCTGAGGTCCTGCCACACCGGCATTGGCAGGAGTGCGGGGTGGAAAATCCCTATAGGGACACTTCGTCCATACCTGAATTGGAATGGGCCACCTGCATCCCTTGAGGAAG CGGTATCCAAGTTCTTCTCAAAGAGCTGTGTTCCCGGTGCCCAAAAGGATAGATTCCCCAACCTGTGTAGCTCGTGTGCAGGGACAGGAGCCAACAAATGTGCCTCTTCCCCCGAGGAGCCATACTCAGGTTATGCTGGAGCCTTGAG GTGTCTgagagacaatgctggagatgtGGCTTTTACCAGAGGAAGCACGGTATTTG AGGAGTTACCAAATAAAGCCGAAAGGGACCAGTACAAGCTGCTCTGCCCAGACAACACCTGGAAGCCGGTGACAGAATACAAGGAGTGCCACCTGGCCCAAGTCCCTTCACATGCTGTCGTATCCCGAAGCACGAATGACAAAGAAGAGGCCATCTGGGAGCTTCTCCGCCAGTCACAG GAGAAGTTTGGAAAAAAACAAGCATCGGGATTCCAGCTCTTTGCCTCCCCCTCGGGACAGAAGGACCTGCTGTTCAAGGAGTCTGCCATTGGCTTTGTGAGGGTTCCCCAGAAGGTAGATGTAGGGCTCTACCTGACCTTCAGCTACACCACATCCATACAGAACCTGAATAAAA AGCAGCAGGATGTGATAGCCTCAAAGGCCCGGGTCACATGGTGTGCCGTGGGCAGTGAGGAGAAGCGCAAGTGTGATCAGTGGAACAGAGCAAGCAGAGGCAGGGTCACCTGCATCTCATTCCCCACCACGGAAGACTGCATTGTCGCAATCATG AAGGGAGATGCTGATGCCATGAGCCTGGATGGAGGCTATATCTACACTGCGGGCAAGTGCGGTTTAGTTCCAGTCTTGGCAGAGAACCAGA AATCCTCCAAAAGCAATGGCTTGGATTGTGTGAACAGACCAGTGGAAG GGTACCTTGCTGTAGCAGCAGTTAGAAGAGAAGATGCTGGCTTCACCTGGAGCTCTTTGAGAGGCAAGAAGTCCTGCCACACTGCCGTGGACAGGACCGCAGGCTGGAACATCCCCATGGGCCTGCTTGCTAACCAGACCAGATCCTGCAAATTTA ATGAGTTCTTTAGCCAAAGCTGTGCCCCTGGTGCTGACCCCAAATCCAATCTCTGTGCCCTGTGTATTGGTGATGAGAAGGGTGAGAACAAGTGTGCTCCCAACAGCAAAGAGAGATACCAAGGCTACACTGGGGCTTTAAG gTGTCTGGCTGAGAAGGCAGGAAATGTTGCATTTTTGAAGGACTCCACTGTCTTGCAGAATACTGACG GGAAGAACACTGAAGAGTGGGCTAGGAACTTAAAGCTGAAGGACTTTGAGCTTTTGTGCCTTGATGACACCCGGAAACCTGTGACTGAGGCTAAGAACTGCCACCTAGCCATAGCCCCAAACCATGCTGTAGTGTCTCGGACAGACAAGGTGGAAGTCCTTCAGCAGGTGCTGCTTGACCAACAG GTTCAGTTTGGGAGAAATGGACAGAGGTGTCCAGGAGAGTTTTGCCTGTTCCAGTCTAAAACCAAAAACCTTCTGTTCAATGACAACACTGAGTGTCTGGCCAAGATCCCCGGCAAAACCACATCGGAGAAGTATCTGGGAAAGGAGTACGTCATAGCGACCGAGCGCCTGAAGCAGTGCTCCAGCTCCC CACTCCTGGAAGCCTGCGCTTTTCTTACCCAGTGA